The following is a genomic window from Balneolales bacterium ANBcel1.
ATGATAATCAGTCCGGGATCTCTGACCGGAGCAAAAACGGCAGAGCGTGGACCAATGGCAACCTTCTTCTCCCCCTTTTGAAGGGAGGTCCAGGCATCATAACGCTCCCGCTCGCTGAGGCGGCTGTGCAGCACCGCCACCTGGTCGCCAAAAACGAGGTGAAAGCGGCGAACGGTCTGTGGGGTAAGAGCGATTTCCGGCACGAGTATGAGTCCGCCCCGCCCCTGCCGGAGCGTTTCCCGCAGCGCATGGATATAGATTTCGGTTTTTCCGCTTCCGGTGATACCGTACAGCAGAAAACGCTTGAACACCCGGTCGCTTATGGCCTGTTTTACCGGTTCAAAAACGGTTTGCTGTTCCTGGTTCAGCCGGCTGATGGCATTCGGATTGAACGGAAGTTTTGCCGGCAAACGATCGGCCGCCACCTCTCGGGATTCAACAAGGCCGGAATCCTGAATACGTTTCCAGACATAAGGCGTGATCTCCGGGTGCTCCAGAATCTCCTTGCGGGTAGCCGGAAGGGGAAGATCTTTCAGGATCCGGACTCCATGCACCCATTTTGGGGTCTTTTTACCGGGTTCGGATGTGTTTTCGTCGGGGGAGGCCATGGCGGAAAGCGGGTCGCGGGTGTCGTCGGTCCAGCTCCATACAGTGACCGTGCGGGGCGTCATGCGCAAACGGGGGATTTGCCATATCTCAATCAGCCCCTTGCGGACAAGCCGTTCTATCGCCCGTTCCCCCTTCTTCCCCCATCTTCGCGAAAGGTCTTCGTAAGGGATGTCGGTGTTGTCGGGATGGTTGCAGATTTCGTCGTAAACATCACGCTCAATCCCGCGCGACGGTACTTTATGCCGGCTGTCGGTTTTACGGATTTTGGGTTCCGTGAGAAAGTTCATGCCGGCGGGCAGTGCCGCCTGAATAGCTTCCCCGAATCCGGAATAATAGAAGCGATGGACCCACTCGGTGAGTTTGAGCAGATCGGGCGATAGAACCGGCTCGGAGTCGAGCACCCGGACAATATCGCGGGTCTCGAAATCGGGACGATTGCTGTGAACTTTTACAACCATGCCGACGGCCATCTGATTCTTGAGCGGTACCCACACCCGCATTCCGGGTTGAATGTCTTCGCCGTTCTGATCAGCACGTTCGTCGGAGTTTCGGGTTGGGGGGTGTCCGGTTTCCATGCGTGCCGGCCTGTCCGGAATACGGTAGGTGAAACACTGCCTGATGGCGGCATGAAACGCGATATCTGCATATCTGGACATGAATCAAACAGGGTGGATGGTGGATGGAGAACGAAAGAGAGTCCGGTCGCGGGCGGCGTCACGCCGGAAAGATACAATATCCGGCGCGTTTTTAATGACCGGGATTTGACACAGCGGCGTCGTTTCGTTGCCTGTGCCGGATTGGCCGGTGGATACGCCGGCACTACATTAATTGTCTGTGCAGAAGCTTCGAAAAAATCGTATATTTGATGCTCTTTTTTGGATGCGCCCGTAGCTCAACTGGACAGAGCGTTAGGTTCCGGTCCTAAAGGCTGGGGGTTCGAGTCCTCCCGGGCGTACCAAACAGAAAAGAGCGGCAAGCAGGCCGGTGGTCATCGGTTCTCCGTGTGAAATCGGATTTCGGTATGGAGCCGTAACGGTGCCCGAACGGCTTGCGATGCCCGAGTGTTTGATATCAGCGTATGCGCCCGTAGCTCAATCGGATAGAGCGTCTGACTTCGGATCAGAAGGTTGGGGGTTCGAGTCCTCCCGGGCGTACACGAATCCAATGCCTTGTGTTGCAGCAACTTGCTGTGGCGCAAGGCATTTTTTGTTTCAGAATCTGTACGTCGCCGAAAACACGCTGTAATGCAGCCAGGCGAAGTTATAAACAGATTCGACGTCAGCGCCGCCTTCAAGGGTGCGGTAACCGGCGCTTATGCCCCAGTAGTCATTGATGGCGTAGTTCACCTTCAGAGCGACATCAAAAGCGCGACCCGGTCCTCCGGCCAGACCCTCGGCATCTAACAGGAGATGCCACTTACTGGCGAATTGAAAGTCGGATCGGATACTCAAAAGGGGCACAAAGCCCAAATCGGTATCTTTGCTGGTCGTATTTTCCTGTGTCAGTTCAATTTTTGCGTCACGGAGTTTTGCAGTAAAGCCGACCGAGAAGTTGAATCGCTCATGGGCAAATAGTCGATAGCGGTAGCCCAGACGC
Proteins encoded in this region:
- the priA gene encoding primosomal protein N'; protein product: MSRYADIAFHAAIRQCFTYRIPDRPARMETGHPPTRNSDERADQNGEDIQPGMRVWVPLKNQMAVGMVVKVHSNRPDFETRDIVRVLDSEPVLSPDLLKLTEWVHRFYYSGFGEAIQAALPAGMNFLTEPKIRKTDSRHKVPSRGIERDVYDEICNHPDNTDIPYEDLSRRWGKKGERAIERLVRKGLIEIWQIPRLRMTPRTVTVWSWTDDTRDPLSAMASPDENTSEPGKKTPKWVHGVRILKDLPLPATRKEILEHPEITPYVWKRIQDSGLVESREVAADRLPAKLPFNPNAISRLNQEQQTVFEPVKQAISDRVFKRFLLYGITGSGKTEIYIHALRETLRQGRGGLILVPEIALTPQTVRRFHLVFGDQVAVLHSRLSERERYDAWTSLQKGEKKVAIGPRSAVFAPVRDPGLIIIDEEHDPSYKQEDPAPRYHARETAVMRAWYNRAVILTGSATPSLVSLQVAAGEKASMIRLDNRHALAELPEVAILDLKQYRQAMRGPLAVPLYLAVEEALQRREQVILLHNRRGFSTFIQCEDCGEVLECPHCSVSLTYHKPKRHLRCHYCGYSRLMPRTCPSCDSEAVGELGTGTQKVEAELEELFPDARMLRMDQDTTSGKNAHDTILQKFGRGDADILMGTQIVAKGLDFPNVTVVGVINSDTELAFPSYRSSERMYQLISQVAGRSGRGSKPGKVFLQTLMPDHPALQFAKNHDFPGFARNEMKSRQELGYPPYSRLVKIFFRSDDAQIVADVANLFTEITLRFVDAERVMGPSPSTITRMKRRFSWESHIKLAPDKTAGYIESLFDTLFREYDRVKPGNSGRVRITVNVDTMH